Below is a window of Alphaproteobacteria bacterium DNA.
AAAAAAATTTCTAAGGCTCTTTGTGTTTCACTGGTTCTAACAGGAGCTTTTGTTTCTGCTGGATATGCTAATGCAGGAAGTGCCCAAGCCATCATAAGCGGTTCTGATGAAGACCGGAACATTATTGGGTTTGAGATGGCAGAATCAACACCCGCTCAAAATAGGATTACAGGTTGTGAGGGTGTGTTTGTAAGTGCTGTTATTCCTGGACACCCGGCAAGTACTGCAGGTTTATTAGTTGGAGATATTATCACGAAAATCAATAACAATCCTGTAAAAGACAAGTCTGAAGCATTGCAAATGATGGTCGACTTAGACCCAGGGACGAAATATCCATTTGACGTCTGCAGACTGGTCAATGGTCAGGTACAAAAGCTAGCTATCAGTATTCTTGTAGAAAAAGTTAAAGCAAGAGAGATTGCACAAATTAGCTAACCTTATGGGGTGGTTAAAAATGATAAATATTCCTCATCGCTGTCTTTAGAAGGAGAGCGATGAGGAGATTTTCCTTCTAAAGACGAGTATAATCGTTAATCAAAAGCTTGATTTTCAAAAGACATAGCCTATAGTGTGTTCATTCACGAAGGGAAGGACATTCACATAGGATGAAAATTAATTATGTTGTTAAAACAGACTGATACGATAGCTCTCATCATGGCAGCTGGTAAAGGCAAGCGTGTGGGGGGTGTGCTACCCAAACAGTATCAAACAATCAATAATTGCTCCCTTCTTGAACAATCTATCAGTGCATTTCTCAGTCATCCTGAAATTCAATATGTCCGCGTTATCATTGGGGCCGGAGATGAAGATTTATACAATCACGTTGCCAAAACTTTGGCCTCACCAAAATTATTACCACCCGTTAGGGGGGGGACTGAGCGCAGTGACTCAGTTCGCGAGGGTCTTAAAAGTTTGGAGAGCATTTCTCCGAAAAATGTTCTCATTCATGATGGTGTTCGTCCTTTTGTATCCGCGGATCTTATTTCCAAAGTTATCAAAGCTTTGAGTCATTATAAGGGGGTAATTCCCGGTGTCAGAGTTGTCGACACGTTAAAGTTGGCTCCCCAAAAAGTCATTAAAGCAACTCTTGATCGTGAAGATGTTTATTGTGTTCAAACGCCTCAAGGGTTTGATTTTTTAACAATCTTAAATGCCCATCGTCAAGGGAAGACAATTCCTAATTTGACAGATGATGCCCGATTGCTAGAGGAACTCAACATTCCGGTCAAAATTATAGACGGAGAAATAAACAATCGAAAAATTACAACATCTGAAGATTTGAAAGGAGATACGATGCTGGATGTGCGTGTTGGTCATGGAATCGACGTCCATGGCATTGGTCCGGGAGAGACCGTTGTAATCCTGGGTGTCCCCATTCCTACTGGTTTTTCTCTGGTAGGTCACTCGGATGCTGATGTTGGTCTTCATAGCGTTACAGATGCCCTTTTGGGGGCTATTGGAGATGGGGATATAGGACAGCATTTTAGTCCAAAAGATGATCGCTGGAAGGGAGTAGACTCTTCCATTTTTTTAAAAGATACAGCCCGTCGGGTTCGCGAGCGAGGGGGAAAAATCTCTCATATTGATGTCACCATTCTTGGGGAGCAACCAAAAATTTCTCCTTATCGAGAGCAGATGATTTCTCGTTTAGCAGAGATTTTGGACATAGATCTTGCACGAGTTAGTGTGAAAGCAACAACTACAGAAAAATTGGGTTTTTTGGGTCGTGAAGAAGGTCTCGCAGCTTTTGCAACAGCAACGGTGTTGTTGTAAGGATTGTCAAGATTTAAGACGAGAATTCAAACCTAAAGAAATTAGGGTTATAATGATTTATTTACCCCAGCATATCCCCAATTTTAATGTCGGAAAAGGGGCAGGATAAAGCACTAATATCTAAATAGTCCTGACCTGTACCACATGCCACACGAATCCAGGTATCACCTTTAGCAACCACTTGTCCGGGTTTTGCCATCTCTTCAAGTTGATCTTCATTGGGTATTTGGTTTGCGCGTATTTCCAACTTTTCGCCATTCTTACTTGTAAAAGCGGGTGGAAAGTAAGGGAAAGGAACGGCCCGCACTAAATTATGAATTTGCCACGGTGATTGATGCCAATCTATTTGACTATCTTTTGCACTTCTTCCCCCGAAATATGTGGCTTTGGATTCATCTTGGATTCGAGCAGGGGCACGTCCTTCTTTCAAAGCGGGAAGTTGACGAAGCAAAAGACGAACAGCAGCTGCTCCCATTTTTTGAGTCAAGTCATGCGCATTTTCTGTTAAAGGAATTGGAAAAGCTTCCTGATCGACGATTGCCCCTGCATCAGCAGATTTAACCATGTGATGTAATGTAGCCCCGGTTTCTATTTCTCCATGGACTAAAGCCCAATTTATGGGAGCACGCCCTCTATAACGGGGAAGGAGAGAGCCGTGCATGTTAAAACTTCCCAAGGAAGGCATATCTAATATGGTGGCTGGAATCATTTTCCGATAGTAAAAGGATAAGAGAAGGTCCGGTTGCATTTTTTGCAAAGCATCCATAACAATCGGATCTTTAGACTCCTCGGTCGCGATGACGGGAACATTATGGTCTTGGGCCAATTGAGCCACAGAGGGAAACCAGAGAGTTTCGCCGGGTGTGTCTGGATGCGTAAAGACACCAACAACATTTTCCCCCGCGTCAAACAAGGCTTTCAAACAAGCATGACCAACAAGACTGTAGGCGAAGACAACAATTCTAATCATTTCTTTTCAATCACTTGTCGAACGACAAATCGGGGTCTTTGACTCAATGTTTGGAAGATTCGTCCTAAATATTCCCCAATAATACCGATGCCTGTTATCACAACACTGACTAGGAAAAAAAGAATCCCAAATAAGGTGAACAAGCCTTCAGCTTCGGGACCCAGAATCAGTCGTCGAAGAATTAAATATCCGACAAGCAGGCCGCTTAAAGCAGAAACAATCATACCAAATAGAGTAAAGATTTGTAGGGGAATAAGAGAGAATCCCGTAATGAGATCGAAGTTCAATCGAATCAGACGATAAAGATTATACTTTGAGGTCCCTGCGGCACGAGCATCATGTCTCACTTCAATTTCGGTGGGATTAAGGGCAAACTTGTAGGCCAATGCAGGAATAAATGTTGATCGTTCTTCTGATTTAATAATTTGATCGACGATTTGACGGGAATAGGCGCGCAACATGCAGCCTTGATCTCGCATGATAATGTCGGTGGTAATTTCCCGAAACCAATTTACAAAAAGGGAAACGTAGGTTCGGAAAAAATTATCTTGTCGTTTGGCGCGATAACTCCCAACATAATCAAACCCTTCGGTCATTTTGCTCAAGAGTTTGGGAATTTCTTCGGGGGGATTTTGTAAATCGGCATCTAGCGTAACAATAATTGCGCCTCTTGCATGATCAAATGCGGCCATGATGGCCATGTGTTGGCCAAAATTTCCTTGAAAATCAACGATTCGAATAATGTCAGGGCGCATCTGATAAAATTCCTTGAGAAGGTCAAGGGATTTATCTTTGCTGCCATCATTGGTGAAGATTATTTCATATGTCTTTCCTGCATTATCGAGAGTATCTGTTAGACGTTTAAACAAAGTTGGTAAATTTTCTGCTTCGTTATAAACGGGAACAATGATGGATAAATCAATGGATTTTGACATGAGTTTGTGACCTCGAGCTAACTCTTATTTGACCTAAATATGAGGGGAATTATCAAGGAAGTCAATTGGCAGACAAGAGAAAATTTACGCTAATCCGGCCCAAAAAGTCTCGGCTAAGTCAATATTATAAAGTTGATGAATCGTTCGCAACCCCGTCGGAGATGTTACATTAATTTCCGTGAGAAAATCACCGATGACATCAATGCCAGCAAGATAGAGTCCTCGTTCATTGAGAGCCG
It encodes the following:
- a CDS encoding PDZ domain-containing protein produces the protein MQLIKKISKALCVSLVLTGAFVSAGYANAGSAQAIISGSDEDRNIIGFEMAESTPAQNRITGCEGVFVSAVIPGHPASTAGLLVGDIITKINNNPVKDKSEALQMMVDLDPGTKYPFDVCRLVNGQVQKLAISILVEKVKAREIAQIS
- the ispD gene encoding 2-C-methyl-D-erythritol 4-phosphate cytidylyltransferase, which gives rise to MLLKQTDTIALIMAAGKGKRVGGVLPKQYQTINNCSLLEQSISAFLSHPEIQYVRVIIGAGDEDLYNHVAKTLASPKLLPPVRGGTERSDSVREGLKSLESISPKNVLIHDGVRPFVSADLISKVIKALSHYKGVIPGVRVVDTLKLAPQKVIKATLDREDVYCVQTPQGFDFLTILNAHRQGKTIPNLTDDARLLEELNIPVKIIDGEINNRKITTSEDLKGDTMLDVRVGHGIDVHGIGPGETVVILGVPIPTGFSLVGHSDADVGLHSVTDALLGAIGDGDIGQHFSPKDDRWKGVDSSIFLKDTARRVRERGGKISHIDVTILGEQPKISPYREQMISRLAEILDIDLARVSVKATTTEKLGFLGREEGLAAFATATVLL
- a CDS encoding formyltransferase — encoded protein: MIRIVVFAYSLVGHACLKALFDAGENVVGVFTHPDTPGETLWFPSVAQLAQDHNVPVIATEESKDPIVMDALQKMQPDLLLSFYYRKMIPATILDMPSLGSFNMHGSLLPRYRGRAPINWALVHGEIETGATLHHMVKSADAGAIVDQEAFPIPLTENAHDLTQKMGAAAVRLLLRQLPALKEGRAPARIQDESKATYFGGRSAKDSQIDWHQSPWQIHNLVRAVPFPYFPPAFTSKNGEKLEIRANQIPNEDQLEEMAKPGQVVAKGDTWIRVACGTGQDYLDISALSCPFSDIKIGDMLG
- a CDS encoding glycosyltransferase produces the protein MSKSIDLSIIVPVYNEAENLPTLFKRLTDTLDNAGKTYEIIFTNDGSKDKSLDLLKEFYQMRPDIIRIVDFQGNFGQHMAIMAAFDHARGAIIVTLDADLQNPPEEIPKLLSKMTEGFDYVGSYRAKRQDNFFRTYVSLFVNWFREITTDIIMRDQGCMLRAYSRQIVDQIIKSEERSTFIPALAYKFALNPTEIEVRHDARAAGTSKYNLYRLIRLNFDLITGFSLIPLQIFTLFGMIVSALSGLLVGYLILRRLILGPEAEGLFTLFGILFFLVSVVITGIGIIGEYLGRIFQTLSQRPRFVVRQVIEKK